The stretch of DNA CGCGTGGGCGGCAAGGCGGCAACCGCCTCCATCATGGACCAGCCCACATCGCCCATCACCTGCCGCCGCGTCCGCTCGGCCCGCAAATCCGGAGCCACGATGCGCACATCGGGCAGGTCGATCCACCACCCCAGGCTCAGGCCGGTCCTGTCGTGAAACCGCCCCGGCATGTCATCCAGGGTACAGCCATGCTGAAAGATCAGTGTCGCCTCGCGCGCGACCTCGTAAAGGGTCTGGCCCACGGGCGAATAGGTGCGCGACCGGGGCAGTGACCCCCAACCGTCGCAGATGTCGTGGTCATCCCACTGGCACAGCGATGGGACGGATGCGGCCAGTTCCATGAAGGCCGGACAGCTTGCAAAAAACGTCATGTAGCGTTCGAAAAACCCGCGCCGCAGATGCGCCCGCAGGTCGCGCAAATCTGCGCGCTCGGGATCTTTCGGCACGCGGTCCGGCCAATCCTCGCTCAGCGGATGGCCCAGCGTCACCTCGTCGGCATAAATCTGATCGCCGCCATGCAAAAGCAGGTGAAAAGGCCGCGCATTATGATCGTCGCGCAGGCGCGCCCACATGGCGTTGCGTTCGTTCGGGTCACGGTCCAGATCGCCGTTTTCCTCGCCGTTGCAGGACGCGAACGCGATGTTCAGATCGCCGTCATAGCCGGTGCGGATGGTGTGGCTTTGCCCGAGCGCCCGATATGTGATCGGCGCACGTGTATGTGCCGCAAATCGCGCCCGCAGCACGCGCCAGCCCACATCCGCAGCAATTTCGGCAAAGGGGTAATGCCCCTCTGCGCACACCAGCGGCTCGGGCGTGTCAATGCCACGTGTAAAGACAAGCGCGCTCAGATGCATTTGCCCGTCGCGTGCGTCGTCCAGAAACAGGATCGGACCCAGCAGGGCGCCGCCGTCGTCCAGAGCGGTCGCGTCCGTGCGGAAGGTGTCTTCGGCCATTGGGGTCAGAATCCCGAAATGCGCACGCTGCGCGTTGCTGTCGAAATGCTGAACATGATACGCGGGCGCGGCTTTGCAAGTGCGCCTGGCCGCGCCCGCTGGTTTCCGCGATCAGGTCGCGTGCTGGATGATATTGCCCTGCAGGTTGTAGACCGCGTAGGCCATGTTCATGCCCGGCATGTTAACCCATCCGTCGCTGCCCGGAATGACGTTGAAGGTGACCTGCCGGTTGCCGCCCGATCTGCGATGGGTGAACCAGGGAGCGTTGTCCTTTACGCCGCCATTGAAGCGAAACGGGGTCGATGCACCGTTTGCGCAGACGGCAAAGCGGAAATACTGCAGCCAGGCGACATAGAAACGCTCGTCACCGTTCTGGTCGCTGAACTCCATTTCAATGTCGATCTCGTCGGTCGTGTTGAGAATGTTTTTCATGGCATAGGCCGTCTCGACCTCGACCGACACGACCTTTTTGATGGTGCCCTTGATTGTCCCGGTGATCGTCAGCGACGTTTCTTCCGTGGTCGAGACGGTGTGCGTCTTGCCGTAGGTGAATTTGGTCGCGGCGCTTGTCGTCCACCAGACAGGTTGCAGATAGGTCTGTACGACCGATTGCAGGTTGTCGGGCAGCCCGGCCTCGTTGTCGTAGATGTTGCCGTAGACGTTGTTCAGGCCCTGCGCCAGCGTGGCATCGCCATAGTTGGTGCGCATGATGAAATTGTCATAGATCGTCGCATCGCGGGAATATTCGACCGCGTTTGACGCATAGTCGACGCTTTTTGCGTTGTCGAAGGTGGTGGGGGGCGTGAGTGGTGTGCCAGTATAAGTCATAGTGCCTGATCGTACCTTTGTTGGTGTCATATTGTGGGGCAGCTGTTTTTATATATTTCTGCCCTACGAAACCGTATGCACACGTGAAACGTGTAGCAACCAAAAGTTGCATGCTGATCTGATTTAAGGAGGTCTAAGCGACATAGTGGCCCGGATGCACCCTGCCGCACTACGCCAAAGAACGTTCAGCACGCCAAAGCATTCTGCATACGCATACGTACAGTCGCCGTTGGACCTAGTCAGACGCCGTTAGAGCGTCAAATGCCGTGCTCGCGCACCCCGTTCGATGGCCGCAGCGTGTAGGCGGTCGATGTTCAGCTCGTACCGGATTTCCTCCAGCAGCCGCAGCTCGGCCTCTTCCAGCGTCCCGTCGGCAGCGGCCACGTCGCAGGCCAGCGCATAGGCCGTCTCGAACAGCCGCTCTGGCAGCGCCTCGCGCACCAGGCCAAAGAGCGCGTCAAGCCCGTCTTCCTGCTCGAAAAGGTCAAAGACCATCTGCGCGATCCGGTTCAGCCGGTCGAGGTCGTAGCCCGCAAAGACGGGCAGATTGTTCACGGCCGAGTTGATCTTGACCAGCTCGGCGGTGCGGATGTCCTCGTCCGATGCGGACACGGCGATCATCATTGCGACCAGCGCGTCCTGTGCGGTCATGGAAAGGGTCGTGTCGGCCATGGTGGCGTATCCTTGTGCGGTGCTTACTCCCTCAATATTGACGGCTGGGGCGGCCCGCAATAGGTAGCGCCGGGATTGTCCCTGCGGGGACATGTCACAAGGGCCGCGCATCGGGCGTGGTCCCCACATGGGATCAATAAGCATGTCGAGTTTCCGTGACGCCGCGATGAGCAGCAAAGCCTGGCCGTTCGAAGAGGCGCGCCGGTTGCTCAAACGCTACGAAAAGGCGCCGCCGGAAAAGGGGTATGTGTTGTTCGAGACGGGCTATGGCCCCTCGGGCCTGCCCCATATCGGCACCTTCGGAGAGGTCGCGCGCACCACCATGGTACGCCGCGCCTTCGAGGCGATCTCGGACATCC from Tateyamaria omphalii encodes:
- a CDS encoding alkaline phosphatase D family protein → MAEDTFRTDATALDDGGALLGPILFLDDARDGQMHLSALVFTRGIDTPEPLVCAEGHYPFAEIAADVGWRVLRARFAAHTRAPITYRALGQSHTIRTGYDGDLNIAFASCNGEENGDLDRDPNERNAMWARLRDDHNARPFHLLLHGGDQIYADEVTLGHPLSEDWPDRVPKDPERADLRDLRAHLRRGFFERYMTFFASCPAFMELAASVPSLCQWDDHDICDGWGSLPRSRTYSPVGQTLYEVAREATLIFQHGCTLDDMPGRFHDRTGLSLGWWIDLPDVRIVAPDLRAERTRRQVMGDVGWSMMEAVAALPPTRQILFVSSVPLLGPRLSVLETAMVVTPKMQEYEDDLRDQWQSRAHRKEWRRMLQLLTDIAADTGAHVTALSGEIHLAGRATMPLGEHCTLHQLIASGVAHRPPPLAWAKVLGSLAALGEDPLEGAPITIHPLPGQAGRYVAERNTLVVTRTDEAWHAVWDLEVSGKTEPLALAGA
- a CDS encoding tellurite resistance TerB family protein yields the protein MADTTLSMTAQDALVAMMIAVSASDEDIRTAELVKINSAVNNLPVFAGYDLDRLNRIAQMVFDLFEQEDGLDALFGLVREALPERLFETAYALACDVAAADGTLEEAELRLLEEIRYELNIDRLHAAAIERGARARHLTL